From one Simplicispira suum genomic stretch:
- a CDS encoding flagellar basal body L-ring protein FlgH, producing the protein MRTFKLFSASGLASLASVGFALLLGGCASLSPAPPVDILPTTPVPVAAQPMVQGPATGSLFHTASYRPAFEDRRARMVGDNVTVVIVENVSASQKSSSTVDRASGVEAGITALPFVGSSFTDKTKLGAKSSNTFAGKGGTESANTFTGSITATVVQVLPNGHLVVAGEKQIGVNQNVDVLRFSGTVDPRTLQPGSIVNSTQVANVRVESRGRGAQGEAQVTGWLGRFFNNVTPF; encoded by the coding sequence ATGCGCACGTTCAAGCTTTTCTCAGCGTCTGGGCTTGCCTCCCTGGCCAGCGTAGGCTTCGCCCTGCTGCTGGGCGGCTGTGCCAGCCTCTCGCCGGCACCGCCGGTAGACATCCTTCCGACCACGCCGGTGCCCGTCGCAGCGCAGCCCATGGTGCAGGGCCCGGCCACCGGCAGTCTGTTCCATACCGCCAGCTACCGCCCGGCTTTCGAAGACCGGCGCGCACGCATGGTGGGCGACAACGTCACCGTGGTGATCGTGGAGAACGTCTCGGCCAGCCAGAAATCCTCGTCCACCGTCGATCGCGCTTCGGGCGTCGAGGCAGGCATCACCGCCCTGCCCTTTGTCGGTTCGAGCTTTACCGACAAGACCAAGCTGGGCGCCAAGTCCAGCAACACCTTTGCCGGCAAGGGCGGCACGGAAAGCGCCAACACCTTCACCGGTTCCATCACCGCCACCGTGGTGCAGGTGCTGCCCAACGGGCATCTGGTGGTGGCCGGAGAAAAGCAGATTGGCGTGAACCAGAACGTGGACGTGCTGCGCTTCTCGGGCACGGTGGACCCCCGCACGCTGCAGCCAGGCAGCATCGTCAACTCGACCCAGGTGGCCAATGTGCGCGTCGAGTCGCGCGGACGCGGCGCGCAGGGAGAGGCACAGGTCACGGGCTGGCTGGGGCGATTTTTCAACAACGTGACGCCGTTCTAG
- the flgJ gene encoding flagellar assembly peptidoglycan hydrolase FlgJ yields MAFSLSATTSASTSSALAVDARSLNNLKYQAGQNNPEATKEAAKQFESLFMREMIKSMREATMKSGLFDSPQGDLGADLLDQQLSVQMSGRPGGLSEAISRQLAQQLMGGDVNLVSPSTLSLARPAARSAPLSTPAAPMGPAPKGRDDFVQYHQDAAERVALDSGIPSSFMLGQAGHETGWGKSEIKNADGSTSFNLFGIKAGRGWTGKVAEIATTEYENGVAHKVVAKFRAYDSYEESFRDYARLINDNPRYDKAQASARTGSASAYAAELQKAGYATDPAYAKKLGGAIQSALRAQQTQA; encoded by the coding sequence ATGGCTTTCTCGCTCTCCGCCACCACATCCGCCAGTACGTCCAGCGCGCTGGCCGTGGATGCCCGTTCGCTCAACAACCTCAAGTACCAGGCTGGCCAGAACAATCCTGAGGCCACCAAGGAAGCCGCCAAGCAGTTCGAGTCGCTGTTCATGCGCGAGATGATCAAAAGCATGCGCGAGGCGACCATGAAGTCGGGGCTGTTCGACAGCCCCCAGGGCGACCTGGGCGCCGACCTGCTGGACCAGCAGCTGTCAGTGCAAATGTCGGGCCGACCTGGTGGCCTGTCCGAAGCGATCTCGCGCCAGCTGGCGCAGCAGCTCATGGGCGGCGATGTGAACCTGGTCTCGCCCTCCACGCTCAGTCTGGCGCGCCCGGCTGCACGCAGCGCCCCGCTATCCACGCCGGCCGCACCCATGGGCCCGGCGCCCAAGGGACGCGACGATTTTGTGCAGTACCACCAGGATGCCGCCGAGCGCGTCGCCCTGGACAGCGGCATTCCGTCGAGCTTCATGCTGGGCCAGGCCGGGCACGAAACCGGCTGGGGCAAGAGCGAAATCAAGAACGCCGACGGCTCGACCTCGTTCAACCTGTTCGGCATCAAGGCCGGGCGCGGCTGGACCGGAAAGGTGGCCGAAATAGCCACCACCGAATATGAAAACGGTGTGGCGCACAAGGTCGTTGCCAAGTTCCGCGCCTACGACTCCTACGAAGAATCGTTTCGCGACTACGCCCGCCTGATCAACGACAACCCGCGCTACGACAAGGCCCAGGCCAGCGCCAGGACGGGATCGGCCAGCGCTTACGCAGCCGAGCTGCAAAAGGCCGGCTACGCCACCGACCCGGCGTACGCCAAGAAGCTGGGCGGCGCGATCCAGAGCGCGCTGCGCGCACAGCAAACGCAGGCCTGA
- a CDS encoding flagellar basal body P-ring protein FlgI has protein sequence MPWTALCAGLMLALVAALPAHAMRVKEVAAVQGVRSNQLTGYGLVVGLDGTGDQTTQMPYTTQAMQNYLQQMGISLPAGASSQLQLKNVAAVVVTAQLPAFAQPGQQIDVTVSSMGNSKSLKGGLLMMTPLRGADGEIYALAQGSVVISGAGASSGGSKVQINHLSAGRIPQGAQVERSVPTPLNEGDFITLGLNASDFQTARGVADTINKRMGAGRATALDGRTVQVSAPTDPGARVGFIAELEELQLADIAPAAKVVINARTGSVVLNQAVTLGPCAIAHGNLSITISSTPVISQPAPFSKGETVVTQQSSIKINQEPGAIIQVPPSPQLADVVRALNALGATPGDLLAILQAIKAAGALNAELEVI, from the coding sequence ATGCCCTGGACGGCGCTCTGCGCTGGCCTGATGCTGGCGCTGGTCGCCGCCCTGCCTGCGCACGCGATGCGCGTGAAGGAAGTGGCGGCCGTGCAAGGCGTGCGCAGCAACCAGTTGACAGGCTATGGCCTGGTGGTGGGGCTGGACGGCACGGGCGACCAGACCACCCAGATGCCCTACACCACGCAGGCCATGCAGAACTACCTGCAGCAGATGGGCATCAGCCTGCCGGCCGGCGCCTCGTCACAGTTGCAGCTCAAGAACGTGGCCGCCGTGGTCGTCACGGCGCAATTGCCCGCGTTTGCCCAGCCGGGCCAGCAGATCGACGTCACCGTCTCGTCCATGGGCAACTCCAAGTCGCTCAAAGGGGGGCTTCTCATGATGACGCCGCTGCGCGGCGCCGACGGCGAGATCTACGCGCTGGCCCAGGGCAGTGTGGTGATCAGCGGTGCCGGGGCCTCGTCGGGCGGCAGCAAGGTACAGATCAACCACCTGAGCGCAGGCCGCATTCCGCAGGGGGCACAGGTGGAGCGCTCGGTACCCACCCCGCTCAATGAAGGCGACTTCATCACCCTGGGCCTCAACGCATCGGACTTCCAGACGGCGCGCGGCGTGGCCGACACCATCAACAAGCGCATGGGCGCGGGCCGCGCTACTGCGTTGGACGGGCGCACGGTGCAAGTGAGCGCACCCACCGACCCGGGCGCCCGCGTCGGCTTCATCGCCGAACTCGAAGAGCTGCAGCTGGCGGACATCGCGCCGGCGGCCAAGGTGGTCATCAATGCACGCACCGGTTCGGTGGTGCTGAACCAGGCGGTCACGCTCGGGCCCTGCGCCATCGCGCACGGCAACCTGTCGATCACCATCAGCTCGACGCCGGTCATCAGCCAGCCGGCTCCGTTCTCCAAAGGCGAAACGGTGGTGACGCAACAAAGCAGCATCAAGATCAACCAGGAGCCCGGCGCCATCATCCAGGTGCCGCCCTCGCCGCAACTGGCCGACGTGGTGCGCGCGCTCAACGCCCTGGGCGCCACGCCGGGCGACCTGCTGGCGATCTTGCAGGCGATCAAGGCCGCCGGCGCGCTCAACGCCGAGCTGGAAGTGATCTGA
- the flgC gene encoding flagellar basal body rod protein FlgC: MSMFSIFNVSSSAISAQAQRLNVVASNLANVDAVAGPDGKAYKARQAVFETTPMGGDGAAGVRVSAIQESDTPGRKVHDPSNPMADADGYVTHSNVNAVEEMVNMISASRSYQNNVEVMNTAKTLLLKTLQMGQ; the protein is encoded by the coding sequence ATGTCGATGTTTTCCATATTCAACGTCTCGTCGAGCGCTATCAGCGCGCAAGCGCAGCGACTCAACGTGGTGGCCAGCAACCTGGCCAACGTGGATGCGGTGGCGGGCCCCGACGGCAAGGCCTACAAGGCCCGTCAGGCGGTTTTCGAGACCACGCCCATGGGCGGCGACGGCGCTGCTGGCGTGCGCGTCAGTGCCATTCAAGAGAGCGACACCCCCGGCCGCAAGGTGCACGACCCGAGCAACCCCATGGCCGACGCCGACGGCTACGTCACGCATTCCAACGTCAACGCGGTGGAGGAAATGGTCAACATGATTTCCGCCTCGCGCTCGTACCAGAACAACGTCGAAGTCATGAATACGGCCAAGACCTTGCTGCTCAAAACCCTGCAGATGGGTCAGTAA
- the flgF gene encoding flagellar basal-body rod protein FlgF, with protein sequence MDRIIYTAMTGANAAAQRQSVLSNNLANASTTGFRAELSTFRAVPLQGDGASTRVFALEATSGYRDTPGAVQRTGRSLDAMAMGNAWFAVQGLDGTEAYTRGGAFEVNANGQMLTGAGLPVLSDGGAPIDVPPGAEVSLGSDGTITAKVAGQPPSAIGRLKLATPTAEDPLVRGDDGLFRARSREPLPQDAAARLLPGALEGSNVNPVESMVGMIAASRQFEQQMRLLQTAETNDKSASQLLSLNG encoded by the coding sequence ATGGACCGCATCATCTACACCGCCATGACGGGCGCCAACGCCGCCGCGCAGCGGCAGTCGGTGCTGTCCAACAACCTGGCCAATGCCTCGACCACCGGGTTTCGCGCCGAGCTCTCGACATTCCGCGCGGTGCCGCTGCAGGGCGATGGCGCCAGCACGCGCGTCTTCGCACTGGAAGCCACCTCTGGCTACCGCGACACGCCGGGCGCTGTACAGCGCACCGGGCGCAGTCTGGACGCCATGGCCATGGGCAATGCCTGGTTTGCCGTGCAAGGTCTGGACGGCACCGAGGCCTATACGCGCGGCGGGGCTTTCGAGGTGAACGCCAACGGGCAGATGCTGACGGGCGCGGGCCTGCCGGTTCTCTCAGATGGTGGCGCGCCGATTGACGTGCCACCTGGGGCGGAAGTGTCCCTGGGTTCCGACGGCACCATCACCGCCAAAGTGGCAGGCCAGCCGCCGTCCGCCATCGGACGCCTCAAACTGGCGACGCCCACGGCGGAAGACCCGCTGGTGCGTGGTGATGACGGCCTGTTTCGCGCGCGATCCAGGGAACCGCTGCCGCAGGACGCTGCGGCGCGCCTGTTGCCAGGCGCCCTGGAAGGGTCCAACGTGAACCCGGTGGAAAGCATGGTCGGAATGATTGCCGCCTCGCGCCAATTCGAGCAGCAAATGCGCTTGCTGCAGACCGCCGAGACCAACGACAAGTCGGCCAGCCAGTTGCTGAGCCTTAACGGTTAG
- the flgE gene encoding flagellar hook protein FlgE has protein sequence MGFQQGLSGLNAASKNLDVIGHNIANSNTVGFKGSRSEFADIVAASIGTGGGSNAGIGVEVAAVAQQFSQGNITITGNNLDVAINGGGFFRLQQPDGSPAYTRAGNFKLDKTGDLVANDGSNVMGFRVDSTTGVGTSEPVPLSFPTGAPIPAKRTENIKAAINLDARAKEAAAQVPPTPRSTYGTSINVYDSQGVAVPVSLYFVKTGTSNTWEVYDQLDDPAAVPPVVAAPIGTIAFDGNGKYDAGASTNPFLVTVDPSLANPNNPPAPWPVTIDLASTTQFGSKFAVADLTQDGYASGELTSINISNDGMVMASYSNGVTRAEAQVALAAFRNPQGLIAVGGNNWVESNDSGTPVMGKPGVGNLGMLRAGALEDSNVDLTAELVNMMTAQRTYQANAQTIKTQDQVMSTMVNLR, from the coding sequence ATGGGTTTTCAACAAGGTCTCTCGGGCCTCAACGCTGCCAGCAAAAACCTGGACGTGATTGGCCACAACATTGCCAACTCCAACACCGTGGGCTTCAAGGGCTCGCGCAGCGAGTTCGCTGACATCGTTGCCGCATCGATTGGCACCGGCGGCGGCAGCAATGCCGGCATCGGTGTCGAGGTGGCGGCCGTGGCGCAGCAGTTTTCTCAGGGCAACATCACCATCACCGGAAACAACCTGGACGTCGCCATCAATGGCGGCGGCTTTTTCCGGCTGCAGCAGCCCGATGGTTCGCCTGCCTATACGCGGGCCGGCAACTTCAAGCTCGACAAGACCGGAGACCTGGTAGCCAACGACGGATCCAATGTGATGGGATTCAGGGTGGACTCCACCACGGGCGTCGGCACTTCCGAGCCCGTGCCGCTGAGCTTTCCGACCGGGGCGCCGATTCCCGCCAAGAGGACCGAGAACATCAAGGCCGCGATCAACCTGGATGCGCGCGCCAAAGAAGCCGCCGCTCAGGTTCCGCCGACACCACGCTCGACCTACGGAACCTCGATCAACGTCTACGACAGCCAGGGCGTTGCGGTGCCCGTCAGCCTGTATTTCGTCAAGACCGGCACCTCCAATACCTGGGAGGTATACGACCAACTCGACGACCCTGCTGCCGTGCCTCCTGTCGTGGCGGCTCCAATTGGCACCATCGCTTTTGACGGCAATGGCAAGTACGACGCTGGCGCCAGTACCAACCCGTTCCTGGTGACTGTCGATCCGTCGCTGGCCAACCCCAACAACCCGCCCGCCCCCTGGCCCGTGACCATCGACCTGGCGAGCACCACACAGTTCGGCAGCAAATTCGCCGTGGCCGATCTCACGCAGGACGGCTATGCCTCGGGCGAACTCACCAGCATCAACATCTCCAACGACGGCATGGTGATGGCCAGCTATTCCAATGGTGTCACCCGTGCAGAGGCCCAGGTGGCCCTGGCCGCGTTCCGCAATCCGCAAGGGCTGATTGCCGTGGGGGGCAACAACTGGGTCGAATCGAACGATTCCGGCACGCCTGTCATGGGCAAGCCAGGGGTGGGCAATCTCGGCATGCTGCGCGCCGGCGCTCTGGAAGACTCCAACGTCGACCTCACCGCCGAGCTGGTCAACATGATGACCGCGCAGCGCACCTACCAGGCCAACGCCCAGACGATCAAGACGCAAGACCAGGTGATGTCCACCATGGTGAATCTGCGATGA
- a CDS encoding flagellar hook assembly protein FlgD produces MISSTSSATSVLDTGSAPKANAADDAASAQDRFLKLLVAQLNNQDPMNPMDNAQMTSQIAQINTVTGIQQLNETVKGLAGQFAAQQLMQGSAMVGRNVLVADNTLAFDAENKSGGGAFDLAGSAAGVQVQVLDANNKQVGTVELGALKAGRYNFEWQAGDYEATGPLRFKVMAANGEAAVDAVPLAVDQVTAVSMDNGALALQLSRGGTSSYSAIKAIL; encoded by the coding sequence ATGATCAGCAGCACCTCATCCGCTACCAGCGTACTCGACACAGGCAGTGCCCCCAAGGCCAACGCTGCGGACGATGCTGCGTCCGCGCAGGACCGCTTTCTCAAGCTCCTGGTAGCGCAGCTCAACAACCAGGATCCGATGAATCCGATGGACAACGCGCAAATGACCTCACAGATTGCGCAGATCAACACGGTCACCGGCATTCAGCAGTTGAACGAAACTGTCAAGGGTCTGGCCGGCCAGTTTGCAGCGCAGCAGCTGATGCAAGGCAGTGCCATGGTGGGTCGCAACGTGCTGGTGGCCGACAACACCCTGGCGTTCGACGCCGAGAACAAGAGCGGTGGAGGTGCCTTTGACCTGGCTGGTTCTGCCGCCGGCGTTCAGGTCCAGGTGCTGGATGCCAACAACAAGCAGGTGGGCACCGTCGAGCTGGGTGCGCTGAAAGCGGGCCGCTACAACTTCGAATGGCAGGCCGGCGACTACGAAGCCACCGGGCCTTTGCGCTTCAAGGTTATGGCCGCCAACGGCGAGGCGGCGGTAGATGCGGTCCCCCTTGCGGTGGACCAGGTCACCGCCGTCAGCATGGACAACGGCGCGCTGGCGCTGCAACTGTCTCGCGGCGGTACATCGAGCTACAGCGCCATCAAGGCCATTCTTTAA